One stretch of Nitrospirota bacterium DNA includes these proteins:
- a CDS encoding YajQ family cyclic di-GMP-binding protein, with the protein MAAENSFDVVSKIDMAEVTNAVTQAMKEIGQRFDFKGSKSNITQEKDALVIVSDDEYKLKSVIDILQGKLVKRGVPVKNLSYGKVEPALSGTVRQRLTLQQGIPTDKAKEIVKAIKDSKIKVQASIQSDQVRVSGKDRDNLQTVIQLLKGKDFGVELQFENYRST; encoded by the coding sequence ATGGCCGCAGAAAATTCATTTGATGTTGTTTCAAAGATCGATATGGCCGAGGTGACGAACGCGGTGACCCAGGCCATGAAAGAGATCGGCCAGCGGTTCGACTTCAAGGGGAGCAAGTCGAACATCACGCAGGAGAAGGACGCCCTCGTGATCGTGTCTGATGACGAATACAAGCTCAAGAGCGTGATCGATATTTTGCAGGGCAAACTCGTGAAGCGCGGAGTGCCGGTCAAAAACCTGTCCTACGGCAAGGTGGAGCCGGCCCTCTCCGGCACGGTGCGCCAGCGCCTGACGCTGCAGCAGGGGATCCCCACGGACAAGGCCAAGGAGATCGTGAAGGCGATCAAGGACTCCAAGATCAAAGTGCAGGCTTCAATCCAGTCGGACCAGGTGCGCGTATCAGGCAAGGACCGGGACAATCTCCAAACGGTCATTCAGCTCCTGAAGGGAAAGGACTTCGGCGTCGAGCTTCAGTTTGAAAACTACCGGAGCACGTAG
- a CDS encoding outer membrane lipoprotein carrier protein LolA, giving the protein MTAHHSAWGKQCLIAAALLFSVSAPGAIKPADAQTMQDVVVSVENHYRDLADLTAKVIQKNNLKSIGKTQKFEGTLWIKKPGKLRLEYSNGQLILINNKAALFYSKKSEQVIKKTFTDFEHMNIPVAFLLGAAHIRDDFDVLQSDPKTPRVLELLPKKPGAAMKKIRLVVDDVGRITELMIFDRSGNTTTMAFTDIREGIGLDDKLFVFKAPKGTEIIEQ; this is encoded by the coding sequence ATGACTGCTCATCATAGTGCATGGGGAAAACAGTGTCTCATTGCCGCTGCCCTTCTCTTCTCTGTCTCAGCACCGGGTGCAATAAAGCCTGCAGATGCCCAGACCATGCAGGACGTGGTTGTTTCTGTCGAAAACCATTACCGCGATCTTGCGGACCTCACGGCGAAGGTCATTCAGAAGAATAACCTCAAGTCCATTGGCAAAACTCAGAAGTTTGAGGGCACGCTCTGGATCAAGAAGCCGGGCAAGCTGCGGTTAGAGTACTCGAACGGTCAGCTGATCCTCATCAACAACAAGGCCGCGCTGTTCTATTCTAAAAAGAGCGAACAGGTGATCAAGAAGACCTTCACTGATTTCGAGCACATGAACATCCCGGTGGCGTTCCTGCTCGGCGCAGCCCATATCCGGGACGACTTCGACGTGCTGCAGTCGGACCCGAAGACACCGCGCGTGCTTGAGCTTCTCCCCAAAAAACCGGGGGCAGCCATGAAGAAGATACGACTCGTTGTCGATGACGTTGGCCGGATCACCGAGCTCATGATCTTCGACCGGTCCGGGAACACGACCACGATGGCCTTTACGGACATCCGGGAAGGCATTGGTCTCGACGACAAGCTCTTTGTCTTTAAAGCCCCGAAGGGGACGGAGATAATCGAGCAATAG
- the recQ gene encoding DNA helicase RecQ — MDTRSPSQASSVHNILRTVFGFESFRPNQETIVDKILNLQDVFAVMPTGGGKSLCYQLPALLLEGTAVVISPLISLMKDQVDAARENGIAAVFMNSSLDQRELANIERRLSAGQIKLLYIAPERFAMPQFIKTLRGIPLSLFAIDEAHCISEWGHDFRPDYLALSAIPELFPNVPVAAFTATATEKVQQDIIHKIGLRTPHTVRASFNRPNLFYQVRPKDGIEQQLLNFVRDHEGESGIIYRTTRASVTATAGFLASHGINALPYHAGLSAEEREKNQEAFNRDEAPVIVATIAFGMGIDKSNVRYVVHADLPKHIEAYYQETGRAGRDNEPAHCLLFFSRGDIPKIRYFIDKMEDEAERAIAMEKLDQTVRFASHNVCRRKQLLSFFGEAYPGNNCTACDICTGSVNQIDISTDARILMSAMARTNERFGIVHIIDIVIGADTRRIRELGHHELRTFGAGRHQDKNHWRFIVNELLAQELIRQDGDRYPVLKITPAGSEALTGKREVFGLKREEVKTNERRRKTAEGGWYDETLFDRLRVIRKKIAGENRVPPYVIFSDKTLHEMCRQFPKTASEMRQISGVGDVKLQRYGEDFLEAIRTFGGNGI, encoded by the coding sequence ATGGATACCCGCTCTCCTTCACAAGCTTCTTCAGTTCACAATATTCTCCGCACGGTTTTCGGTTTTGAGTCATTCCGTCCGAATCAGGAGACCATTGTCGATAAAATCCTGAACCTGCAGGACGTCTTCGCGGTCATGCCCACGGGAGGGGGGAAATCGCTCTGTTACCAGCTCCCTGCGCTCTTGCTGGAGGGAACAGCGGTCGTTATCAGCCCCCTCATCTCTCTCATGAAGGACCAGGTAGACGCCGCGAGGGAAAACGGGATTGCGGCCGTGTTCATGAACAGCTCGCTTGACCAGCGGGAACTGGCGAATATAGAGCGCAGGCTCAGCGCCGGTCAGATCAAACTCCTTTACATCGCGCCGGAACGCTTCGCCATGCCGCAGTTCATCAAGACGCTGAGAGGCATCCCTCTCTCGCTCTTCGCCATCGACGAGGCGCACTGCATCTCCGAGTGGGGACACGATTTCCGGCCCGATTACCTCGCCCTTTCCGCAATTCCAGAGCTCTTTCCGAATGTCCCGGTTGCAGCATTCACCGCCACGGCAACGGAAAAGGTCCAGCAGGACATCATTCACAAGATCGGGCTCAGGACGCCCCATACCGTTCGCGCATCCTTCAACCGGCCCAACCTTTTCTACCAGGTCAGGCCCAAGGACGGGATCGAACAGCAGCTTTTGAACTTTGTGAGGGACCACGAGGGCGAATCGGGGATCATCTACCGGACGACCCGGGCCTCGGTCACGGCAACAGCGGGCTTCCTTGCATCCCACGGCATCAACGCGCTCCCCTACCATGCCGGTCTGTCGGCGGAAGAACGCGAGAAGAACCAGGAGGCGTTCAACCGGGATGAAGCCCCGGTGATCGTGGCAACCATTGCCTTCGGCATGGGCATCGACAAGTCGAACGTCCGGTACGTGGTCCATGCCGATCTCCCGAAACATATCGAGGCCTATTACCAGGAAACGGGCCGCGCGGGCCGCGACAACGAGCCGGCCCATTGCCTGCTCTTTTTCAGCAGGGGCGATATCCCGAAGATACGGTATTTCATCGACAAGATGGAAGACGAAGCGGAACGCGCGATCGCCATGGAGAAGTTGGACCAGACCGTGCGGTTCGCGTCTCATAATGTATGCAGAAGGAAGCAGCTTCTTTCCTTTTTCGGTGAAGCGTATCCCGGGAACAATTGCACCGCATGCGATATCTGCACCGGTTCGGTGAACCAGATCGATATCTCTACCGATGCCCGGATACTGATGTCGGCCATGGCCAGGACCAACGAGCGGTTCGGCATCGTCCACATCATCGACATCGTTATCGGCGCGGACACCAGGCGCATCAGGGAACTCGGGCATCATGAGCTCAGGACCTTCGGCGCGGGAAGACATCAGGACAAAAACCACTGGCGCTTCATCGTTAACGAACTTCTTGCCCAGGAGCTGATCAGACAGGACGGCGATCGTTACCCGGTATTAAAGATCACGCCCGCGGGCTCGGAAGCGCTCACCGGGAAAAGAGAGGTCTTCGGGCTCAAGCGGGAAGAGGTGAAAACAAACGAGCGACGCAGGAAAACAGCCGAGGGCGGCTGGTATGACGAGACGCTCTTTGATCGGCTGCGCGTGATCAGAAAAAAGATCGCCGGAGAGAACCGCGTGCCTCCCTACGTTATTTTTTCAGACAAGACGCTGCATGAGATGTGCAGGCAGTTCCCGAAAACCGCGTCCGAGATGCGGCAAATCTCCGGCGTGGGAGATGTGAAGCTTCAGCGGTATGGAGAGGACTTTCTGGAAGCGATAAGGACCTTTGGGGGTAACGGCATATGA
- a CDS encoding methyltransferase domain-containing protein, with product MTPILQCPVCKNRLLNSADGYQCSNYHTFDAAREGYVNLLLAHQKHSKEPGDSPDMIRSRRRFLDLGHYNRVSDGINEAIEKNLDRSEHERACGILDAGCGEGFYLKRLKEFLAGRHGSAIPIDCYGVDIAKFAVRQAARRDRTIDWFVASIIDLPFALSSFDVVLNVFSPVHFAEFSRVLNETGMLVIVSPGPRHLNGLREIIYPIVREHEQSAMIEQARGLFTPLMETSTNYQIELKSSAEIMDLLAMTPFYWNIDLSTKSRVEALSRLMLDVDVEIRVFGKTKG from the coding sequence ATGACCCCCATTCTGCAATGTCCGGTTTGCAAAAACCGTCTGCTGAACTCTGCTGACGGCTACCAATGCTCCAATTACCACACATTTGATGCGGCCCGGGAAGGGTACGTCAATCTTCTGCTTGCTCACCAGAAACATTCAAAGGAGCCTGGAGACAGCCCGGACATGATCCGGAGCCGGAGGCGGTTTCTTGACCTGGGGCATTACAACAGGGTGTCCGATGGAATCAATGAGGCTATCGAAAAGAATCTCGATCGATCGGAGCATGAACGGGCTTGCGGTATTCTTGATGCGGGCTGCGGTGAGGGTTTTTATCTCAAGCGCCTCAAGGAGTTTCTGGCTGGCAGGCACGGGAGCGCAATTCCCATCGATTGCTACGGAGTCGATATTGCGAAGTTCGCCGTTCGCCAGGCTGCCAGGCGCGACAGGACAATTGACTGGTTTGTCGCAAGCATTATCGACCTGCCCTTTGCCCTTTCATCCTTTGATGTTGTTCTGAACGTCTTTTCGCCGGTACATTTTGCGGAGTTCTCCAGGGTCCTGAATGAGACAGGCATGCTCGTGATCGTAAGCCCCGGCCCCAGACACCTGAACGGCCTGAGAGAGATCATCTATCCAATTGTCAGGGAGCATGAACAATCAGCAATGATAGAACAGGCCAGGGGGCTTTTCACTCCGCTCATGGAAACGAGTACCAATTATCAGATCGAGCTGAAGAGCTCCGCAGAGATCATGGACCTGCTGGCAATGACCCCCTTCTACTGGAACATCGATCTGAGCACCAAGTCCAGGGTGGAGGCGCTTTCTCGGCTGATGTTAGATGTCGATGTGGAGATACGGGTGTTCGGGAAGACAAAGGGATGA
- a CDS encoding HU family DNA-binding protein, which yields MAKAMTKSQLVSKIAEKASLTKKAAAEILDFIAAVAYKEAKNTFTLPGLGKLVLVQRKARMGRNPATGETIKIKAKKVVKFRVAKAAKDAILG from the coding sequence ATGGCAAAGGCAATGACGAAATCACAGTTGGTATCGAAGATCGCGGAAAAGGCATCACTTACCAAGAAGGCAGCCGCTGAGATATTGGATTTCATCGCGGCGGTGGCCTATAAAGAAGCAAAGAACACCTTCACGCTGCCCGGGCTCGGCAAGCTCGTGCTGGTGCAGCGCAAGGCCCGCATGGGCAGAAACCCGGCAACCGGTGAAACCATCAAGATAAAGGCAAAGAAGGTCGTAAAGTTCCGGGTTGCCAAGGCAGCCAAAGATGCAATCCTCGGATAA
- a CDS encoding DNA translocase FtsK 4TM domain-containing protein has protein sequence MAVNATKQKHWNEMVGLLLFAIGLLITLSLVSYTAVDPCFSVSGTGAGIRNTIGIMGAYLSDALLHLFGLSAYVIPLLMFGYALLFTIGWEAEHPLLKKVGGIIFFLSAGAFFGLGSETTRLFGESVPSGGMLGGFIARVLVSGFSGIGATIITFTAMVIALMLLTPFSPLKAFAWLSDLNGRMMEQLDILITVYRGRKEKAREAKMRPVVPKEPPKIMETQKQPSPAPKIVKPEKPVKTVQMPLPGMEKGDKDAKGAYELPSLDLLDPVPVIAKKVSKEDMFAQSELLQHKLQDFDIQGRITQVYPGPVVTMFEFEPAPGVKVSRIVNLSDDLALAMKAGSVRIVAPLPGKAAVGIEVPNNTRETVYFRQILETPEYQSNKSKLKIPLGKDIFGASVIGSIDKMPHMLVAGATGSGKSVAINSIILAILYNARPSEVRLALIDPKMLELSVYEGIPHLLSPVVTQSKKAAETLRAIVAEMDRRYRTLSEKGNKNIDSYNKAVPEAERLPYIVVIIDELADLMMTVAREVEDSVMRLAQMARAAGIHLIVATQRPSVDVITGLIKANLPARISFQVSSKTDSRTILDANGAENLLGMGDMLFQPPGSSHIIRAHGCFVSEAEIKRVVEFVKKQGKPNYDLLQQRAKEIVEAQVAEVEKSERDELYQRAVELVQMNGQASTSFIQRRLRVGYNRAARMIEMMQEDGIVGAADGSKPREVLVRKNMDGTLNDLDEL, from the coding sequence ATGGCGGTTAACGCAACGAAACAGAAGCACTGGAACGAGATGGTCGGGCTGCTGCTCTTCGCCATCGGACTGCTGATCACGCTCAGCCTGGTCTCGTACACCGCGGTCGATCCCTGCTTCAGCGTCTCCGGCACGGGCGCGGGTATCAGGAACACCATCGGGATCATGGGCGCGTATCTCTCCGACGCATTGCTCCATCTCTTCGGCCTCTCCGCATATGTGATCCCGCTTCTCATGTTCGGGTATGCCCTGCTCTTCACCATAGGGTGGGAGGCGGAGCACCCGCTTCTCAAGAAGGTCGGCGGCATCATATTCTTCCTATCGGCAGGGGCATTCTTCGGGCTCGGGAGCGAAACAACCCGGTTGTTCGGGGAGTCTGTGCCGTCAGGCGGCATGCTTGGCGGTTTCATAGCGCGCGTGCTTGTTTCCGGATTTTCCGGAATCGGCGCCACCATCATCACGTTCACGGCCATGGTCATCGCCCTCATGCTGCTCACACCTTTTTCTCCGCTCAAGGCATTCGCGTGGCTGAGCGACCTGAACGGACGCATGATGGAACAACTCGATATTCTGATAACCGTGTACCGCGGCCGCAAAGAAAAAGCGCGCGAGGCAAAAATGCGGCCCGTCGTGCCCAAGGAACCGCCGAAGATCATGGAAACCCAGAAGCAGCCGTCTCCTGCGCCGAAGATCGTCAAACCGGAAAAGCCGGTGAAGACCGTTCAGATGCCTTTGCCGGGGATGGAAAAAGGGGACAAGGATGCGAAGGGGGCATATGAGCTTCCATCACTGGACCTGCTCGATCCTGTCCCGGTGATCGCGAAAAAGGTCTCGAAAGAGGACATGTTCGCCCAGTCCGAACTGCTGCAGCACAAACTCCAGGACTTCGACATCCAGGGACGCATCACGCAGGTCTATCCCGGCCCCGTGGTCACCATGTTCGAGTTCGAGCCGGCCCCGGGCGTGAAGGTGAGCAGGATCGTGAACCTCTCTGACGACCTGGCGCTTGCCATGAAGGCCGGCAGCGTGCGTATTGTGGCGCCTCTTCCGGGCAAAGCCGCCGTCGGCATCGAGGTGCCGAACAACACGCGCGAGACGGTCTACTTCCGCCAGATCCTCGAGACGCCGGAATACCAGTCGAACAAATCGAAGCTCAAGATCCCCCTGGGCAAGGACATCTTCGGCGCCTCGGTGATCGGCAGCATCGACAAGATGCCGCATATGCTCGTGGCAGGCGCCACCGGCTCGGGCAAGAGCGTTGCCATCAACTCCATCATCCTGGCGATCCTGTACAATGCGCGACCGAGCGAGGTCAGGCTCGCCCTGATCGACCCCAAGATGCTCGAGCTCTCGGTGTATGAAGGCATCCCGCACCTGCTTTCTCCGGTCGTCACCCAGTCCAAGAAGGCGGCAGAAACGCTCCGGGCAATCGTGGCCGAGATGGACCGGCGGTACCGCACGCTCTCCGAAAAGGGGAACAAGAACATCGACTCCTATAACAAGGCCGTCCCCGAGGCAGAACGGCTCCCCTACATCGTCGTGATCATCGATGAGCTCGCGGACCTCATGATGACGGTGGCGCGCGAGGTAGAGGACTCCGTCATGCGACTCGCACAGATGGCGCGGGCCGCGGGCATCCATCTGATCGTGGCGACCCAGCGGCCGAGTGTGGATGTGATCACCGGCCTGATCAAGGCGAACCTGCCGGCCCGGATATCCTTTCAGGTTTCATCCAAAACCGATTCGCGCACCATCCTCGATGCGAACGGCGCCGAGAACCTGCTCGGCATGGGCGACATGCTCTTCCAGCCGCCCGGTTCGTCCCACATCATCCGGGCCCACGGGTGCTTCGTATCAGAGGCCGAGATCAAGCGCGTGGTGGAGTTCGTCAAGAAACAGGGCAAGCCGAACTACGACCTGCTCCAGCAGCGGGCAAAGGAGATCGTCGAGGCCCAGGTCGCGGAGGTTGAGAAAAGCGAGCGGGACGAGCTGTACCAGCGTGCCGTTGAACTGGTCCAGATGAACGGCCAGGCCTCCACGTCATTTATCCAGCGCAGGCTCCGCGTGGGCTACAATCGTGCGGCGCGCATGATCGAGATGATGCAGGAGGACGGCATTGTCGGGGCTGCTGACGGATCCAAGCCGCGGGAGGTGTTGGTGCGCAAGAACATGGACGGTACCCTGAATGATCTGGACGAGCTGTAG
- the uppP gene encoding undecaprenyl-diphosphatase UppP translates to MIFEAIFLGIIQGITEFLPISSSAHLILLPWMFGWQGTLIDSLNFDVALHAGTLVAILAFFWRDWFDLFGKFFTGIKDGTWKSNEGRLVWFIVLATIPAGVLGLKYEHVVEESFRNPLLIAGALAAISLVMWAADRYSAKNAGLGRLTLGHAIFIGFAQALALLPGVSRSGITISAGLMAGYTRASAARFSFLLSTPVIAGAAILKLHKLHLADNEVLPFVLGTLFSAIVGYLCIKFLLQYLDRHTLNIFVWYRLALVGVVVALWAARR, encoded by the coding sequence GTGATTTTTGAAGCGATTTTTCTCGGCATTATCCAGGGGATCACGGAGTTTCTCCCCATCAGCTCCTCGGCCCACCTGATCCTGCTCCCCTGGATGTTCGGCTGGCAGGGCACGCTGATCGACAGCCTGAACTTCGACGTGGCGCTGCACGCCGGCACGCTGGTCGCGATCCTGGCGTTCTTCTGGCGGGACTGGTTTGATCTGTTCGGAAAATTCTTTACCGGCATCAAGGACGGCACGTGGAAATCCAACGAAGGCAGGCTCGTGTGGTTCATTGTCCTGGCTACGATCCCCGCGGGCGTCCTGGGCTTGAAATATGAACATGTGGTGGAAGAGAGTTTCCGGAACCCGCTCCTGATCGCCGGGGCGCTCGCTGCGATCAGCCTCGTGATGTGGGCGGCGGACCGATATTCAGCAAAGAACGCGGGTCTCGGGCGCCTGACACTTGGTCATGCGATCTTTATCGGATTCGCCCAGGCCCTTGCCCTGTTGCCGGGCGTGTCGCGATCGGGAATTACCATTAGTGCCGGTCTCATGGCCGGATACACGAGGGCGAGCGCGGCACGGTTCTCCTTTCTCCTTTCCACGCCGGTCATTGCAGGAGCGGCTATTCTGAAACTTCACAAGCTTCATCTTGCCGACAACGAAGTGCTGCCCTTTGTCTTGGGAACCTTGTTCTCGGCAATCGTCGGGTATTTGTGCATAAAATTCCTGCTCCAGTATCTGGATCGGCATACGCTGAATATCTTTGTCTGGTACCGCCTGGCGCTGGTCGGAGTTGTGGTGGCGTTATGGGCGGCGAGGCGATAA
- a CDS encoding class I SAM-dependent methyltransferase, translated as MQDSLMYQGEVIQKHTGLIQERPRTYVEALDAKIEKYMLALGDLEVRCSMPDANKEAFLDEITMLNDTILEACAQFEEGVDDPLALKQAQVYFREKTHPILSKSYIINRCRTWPQGQQGDFMTLELAYKNMPMSDGIGYYLDKYTQATTLGVGVRERIVKMRSLLKEELVSRGNPKVLDVACGSCREVFELAPEIKASGAKFTCVDLDPAALEFALDRFAIAKLTEEHTELIQYNALRMFDNETAQTEFGMQDVIYSIGFFDYLPDDFLVKMLNSLYLLLNPGGKLIASFKDADHYRPELCHWLVDWDGFLQRTEKDFLQVFRDANIPDSALSMTRVDSGSIVFYSITKQ; from the coding sequence ATGCAAGACTCATTAATGTACCAGGGAGAGGTGATTCAGAAGCATACAGGACTGATTCAGGAAAGACCGAGAACCTATGTCGAGGCGCTTGACGCCAAGATCGAGAAATATATGCTGGCGCTGGGAGACCTCGAAGTCCGATGTTCCATGCCGGACGCGAACAAGGAAGCGTTCCTTGATGAAATTACCATGCTGAACGACACCATTCTTGAAGCCTGCGCCCAGTTTGAAGAGGGAGTGGATGATCCGCTGGCCCTTAAACAAGCCCAGGTCTACTTCCGCGAAAAGACACACCCGATCCTTTCAAAAAGCTATATCATCAATCGCTGCCGAACATGGCCGCAGGGACAGCAGGGAGATTTTATGACCCTGGAACTGGCTTATAAGAACATGCCGATGTCGGATGGCATTGGATACTATCTGGACAAATACACGCAAGCCACGACCCTTGGTGTCGGAGTACGGGAGCGGATCGTCAAAATGCGTTCTTTGTTGAAAGAAGAACTGGTAAGCAGGGGCAATCCAAAGGTCCTTGATGTGGCCTGCGGTTCCTGCAGGGAAGTTTTCGAATTAGCGCCGGAGATCAAGGCGTCGGGAGCTAAATTCACCTGTGTTGATCTGGACCCTGCTGCCCTGGAGTTCGCCCTCGATCGTTTTGCTATTGCAAAGCTTACAGAAGAGCATACAGAATTGATTCAGTACAATGCGCTTAGAATGTTCGATAACGAGACGGCGCAGACGGAATTCGGGATGCAGGACGTCATCTACAGTATCGGTTTCTTTGATTATCTTCCCGATGATTTTCTGGTGAAAATGCTGAACTCCCTGTATCTGCTGCTCAATCCCGGCGGAAAACTTATTGCGTCCTTCAAAGATGCGGACCATTACCGTCCAGAGCTTTGCCACTGGCTTGTTGATTGGGACGGTTTTTTACAACGCACTGAGAAGGATTTTCTGCAAGTATTCCGTGATGCCAATATCCCGGATAGCGCACTATCAATGACCCGGGTCGATTCCGGATCGATAGTCTTCTACTCGATCACGAAGCAGTAA
- the fabG gene encoding 3-oxoacyl-[acyl-carrier-protein] reductase: MAIVTGGTRGIGRSIVLAICGAGADCAFTYSSKRDAAESLSEEVQRLGRRALPVQLDVRDFEGAKTLVDTVKKEFGRLDILVNNAGITKDKSLMMMSQEDWSDVIDTNLTGVFNTTRACIITFLKQKSGNIVNISSVSGIHPLPGQVNYAAAKAGVIGFTKSLAQEVAPYNIRVNAIAPGFISTEMTAEFSEKAREKFMGMIPLRRFGTADEVAQAVLFLLSDDSQYITGQTIQIDGGLGI; the protein is encoded by the coding sequence GTGGCGATCGTAACGGGTGGAACAAGGGGCATCGGCCGATCCATTGTCCTTGCCATCTGCGGTGCGGGTGCTGATTGCGCGTTCACCTATTCCAGTAAACGCGATGCAGCGGAGTCACTTTCTGAAGAGGTGCAACGTCTCGGCAGAAGAGCGTTGCCCGTTCAGCTTGACGTGAGGGATTTTGAAGGCGCCAAAACGCTCGTCGATACAGTAAAAAAAGAATTCGGCCGGCTCGACATTCTTGTTAACAATGCCGGCATTACAAAAGACAAGTCGCTCATGATGATGAGTCAGGAAGACTGGTCCGATGTGATCGATACCAATCTCACGGGGGTCTTTAATACCACCCGGGCGTGCATTATTACCTTTCTCAAGCAGAAAAGCGGGAACATCGTCAACATTTCGTCAGTAAGCGGCATCCACCCGCTCCCCGGCCAGGTCAATTACGCTGCTGCGAAGGCCGGTGTGATCGGCTTTACCAAATCGCTCGCACAAGAGGTGGCACCCTATAACATCAGGGTCAATGCAATTGCCCCCGGCTTTATCAGCACCGAGATGACCGCTGAGTTCAGCGAGAAGGCAAGAGAAAAATTTATGGGCATGATCCCGCTCAGGAGATTCGGCACTGCCGATGAAGTGGCACAGGCTGTACTTTTCTTGCTCAGTGATGACTCGCAGTACATTACCGGGCAGACAATACAGATCGATGGTGGATTGGGGATATAG
- a CDS encoding beta-ketoacyl-[acyl-carrier-protein] synthase family protein, whose amino-acid sequence MNRRIVITGIGVLSPIAIGKDAYWEGLSQGKTGFRPVTLFDTSPFRVNIAGEITDFDALSFLGKKGLRDLDRSTRLICSAAKLAIDDSRIEITEDTTHSMGVSIGTTFGSLHSISQFDRSGLIDGPRFVNPSHFPNTVINSPASQVSIKFKIKGFNTTISTGFCASLDAVSYAADFIRLNRADVVLAGGVEELCEETFMGFHNLGCLSGTDGSEPICCPFDARRNGTILSEGAAVLVLEEEEHAVNRNAVILARVLGYGNAFDPLAESNFHHAGQGLKNAITLALQEAALNPGDIDYVCACANSSKGFDRMETNVIKEVFGARALSLPVSSIKSMVGESFSASGALSLTAAVGALRKEMIPPTANYHERDPVCDLDYVPNIARQRRIQNVLVTSADPYGQNTAIVLGRY is encoded by the coding sequence ATGAACAGGAGAATAGTCATTACCGGCATCGGCGTTCTCTCGCCTATTGCAATCGGCAAAGATGCCTATTGGGAAGGATTGTCTCAAGGCAAGACGGGCTTTCGTCCCGTGACCCTTTTCGACACATCGCCTTTTCGCGTCAACATCGCGGGAGAGATCACGGATTTTGACGCCCTTTCATTCCTCGGCAAAAAAGGACTGCGGGACCTCGATAGAAGCACGAGACTCATCTGCTCCGCTGCCAAACTCGCCATAGACGACAGCAGGATAGAGATCACGGAAGACACTACCCATTCGATGGGCGTCTCCATCGGCACGACATTCGGGAGTCTCCACAGCATTTCACAATTCGACCGATCAGGCCTCATTGACGGGCCGCGGTTCGTCAATCCATCGCACTTTCCGAATACGGTCATCAATTCGCCGGCCAGCCAGGTATCGATAAAATTCAAGATCAAAGGCTTCAACACTACAATATCCACCGGTTTTTGCGCCAGTCTCGATGCCGTCTCGTATGCAGCGGATTTTATCCGATTGAACCGGGCCGATGTTGTGTTGGCAGGAGGAGTGGAAGAACTATGCGAAGAGACTTTTATGGGTTTTCATAATCTCGGATGCTTATCCGGAACCGACGGCTCTGAACCAATCTGCTGCCCGTTCGACGCGCGAAGGAACGGTACGATTCTGTCCGAAGGTGCGGCAGTGCTGGTACTGGAAGAGGAGGAGCACGCAGTGAACAGAAATGCGGTGATTCTCGCGCGCGTTCTGGGTTACGGCAATGCCTTTGACCCTCTGGCTGAGAGCAACTTTCATCATGCAGGTCAGGGATTGAAAAACGCCATAACGCTCGCTTTGCAGGAAGCCGCTCTCAATCCCGGAGACATCGACTATGTCTGCGCCTGTGCCAATTCATCAAAAGGGTTCGACCGGATGGAAACGAACGTCATCAAGGAAGTCTTTGGGGCGCGGGCACTTTCGCTGCCTGTCAGCTCGATAAAATCCATGGTGGGCGAATCGTTTTCCGCATCGGGCGCACTGTCTTTGACAGCCGCAGTCGGAGCGCTCCGGAAGGAGATGATTCCACCAACAGCAAACTACCACGAACGAGACCCTGTGTGCGATCTCGATTATGTCCCCAATATTGCGCGACAGAGGCGGATACAGAATGTGCTTGTAACTTCGGCAGATCCCTATGGCCAGAACACGGCTATTGTGCTGGGAAGATATTAA
- the fabZ gene encoding 3-hydroxyacyl-ACP dehydratase FabZ: MQLDFEEIKKLIPQRFPFIMIDKIVEIEPGKHAIAVKNISGNDMVFLGHFPEKAVMPGALIIEAMAQTAIILFATSGKAGNSEKKPLYYFGSVKARFLQPAVPGDQLKIRVENVKTLPSGAFVSGEAFVDNKKIAEAELVFSVKNE; this comes from the coding sequence ATGCAGCTTGACTTCGAAGAAATAAAGAAACTCATTCCTCAGCGATTCCCTTTTATCATGATCGATAAAATCGTGGAGATTGAACCGGGAAAACACGCAATTGCCGTGAAGAACATTTCCGGCAATGACATGGTATTCCTCGGCCATTTTCCGGAAAAGGCCGTCATGCCCGGCGCTCTCATTATCGAGGCAATGGCGCAGACCGCTATCATTCTCTTTGCCACAAGCGGAAAAGCCGGGAACAGCGAAAAAAAACCATTGTATTATTTCGGTTCGGTCAAAGCACGGTTCCTTCAACCTGCAGTACCAGGCGATCAGTTGAAAATCCGGGTTGAAAACGTGAAAACCTTGCCAAGCGGAGCTTTTGTTTCAGGCGAGGCATTTGTTGACAATAAAAAAATAGCAGAGGCGGAGCTGGTATTCAGCGTAAAAAATGAGTGA